ATAACCTTGGAGTTCATTCTGGTTACGGCAATTACAGCATGTATACCCTTGCATATCACACGTCTACACCCTTTTCCTGGACGGAATGTTAATCCATTGTTACTTACCGCCCAGAATTTCGCCTTTTCAGTGGGCAGAGACAGCGTGAGTTTTAGTCACCTGGCTTAGAAACAGAAATAGACTTGCTTTTGTAATTCCAGCTCTAAGGGAGATAGAATACTTCTACCTCGTCGGGAGTAAAATGGTGAGTTCCAGCTAAcactgtaattttttcctttacttcactTGGAGCCAAGAAAGAGTGACCAAAGTTGGTGTACGAATGAGCATTATGACCTGCGTTGTTAGCAATGCAAATATCGTGGCCTCCACCAAATGTTGGACCACGACTTATCTCCATATAAATGGCTTGGGAGTCATGACTCACCATACTCTTAAACGGCGCTAGTCCTTCTTTGTTTTTGAGCGAAAAAATAAAAGCCTTGTCTGTCGTGTGATATCCTTTGTACGGATCATCATCTACAGGTCAAGACAATAAGCTAAAATTGAAACCTTTTATAGGAATTTTTTACCAGTTTACATTTTTCCTCTATTAAAGCTGGTAACATACAGCCGGAGTTGAAAGAAATCATCCTATGACTTAattgttcaatatttttgtCATGAAGTTATTGCGACTGAAAAAAGGTGAGAGAAAAATACTAATATATTTaaacatatatacatatatacataatACATTCTCAAGAATAACTTTTTCCTCACCGCAATAAGCCCAATGACGACTGTAGACAGCATCGAATGAGCACCACCGTTTGAAAAGTTTTCCCAATATACTTTGATTGTAGGTATGGCCTTTATACTTGAAAGGAAATACACAACAGCGACCTGACTGGTCTTCTGTTCTTGCTCCGGGAGAACAACCTgccaagaaaaattttgaatcagttAATCATGtatggctttttttctttggacGAACAGTTATTTAAACGATTGATGAAATCTTTAGATAGTAACGGTATAATTTCCTCGCACTAATGTTTGAAAATGAGGTCATGATACCTGTTTTGAATCCCATATTTACACACCAAGGCATCAGAGAAGTGCTCTTTTCGGACGGTTCGCGTGAATCCTTTTCGTGAATTCTATCTATAATACTGGTCATAGTCATTATATCCAAACTGTCTGTAAGGTTTACGTCACATGTCCAACTGAAGTGAACTGGTAGGTACTGATTGACAATACGTCTTAGACATGTACGATACCATTATAAATTCTGGTTTTTACTCATCATGTTGTCTCCCTGGTTTTTCTTCATGTTATTTGACATTGGAACTTTGAATCTTGTTTTCCGAAAATGAGAGGGCATGTTTACTAACACTTGTTCGCATAATGAAGATACTAAACAAGTTGGAAATCCTTTCAGCTACTGCAAAGATAAACTTGCTTGATTGTATATTTGGCAGATGTGACATCAATAGCCAGActtagctttaaaactctttacggtggctaatttacgtaatcaactcagttgataatactaaattaccctgttatactatAAAGTGGAAACCGTTTCTTACCCCATGGAATATCAGTGTACCCTCCAAAAACATACTGGTCTGTCTGAATAAACGTTACGATATTTCCCTTTCCATCGCAACGGGTGTGGAACTCCTCACCAGCCCATCCATGTAAGGAGGCGCGGTAGCATAGCAGCCAACCAGTATTATTTCCAACGGCAGGGACCAGGAACCCACGAAGATAAGCGAAATAAGATTCATTTTTCGACAATATATTTGAGCTGTTTATGTATCCTGCAACAATCGAAATGAAAACCACGGATGTATTTTTCTACATGTTCCTAGACACAGAAAATGATTCGGTAGTTGATCTTCACTTACGTTACTCTCCAACACCTATGTTCTCAGTAAAATGCCTCCCTATTCTTATACACTCAGTTTACTCTGGAACTGAACACAACCAGgtagcaaaacaaaaaatgaagaagcACAACATTTTTATCGTGTATGACCTTGTGCTGAAGAGTTGTGCATGAAAGGTTCAAATGTTAAGATCTCTTCTATGCGTTTTATGAGCAGTTTTGGACTTTTCGCTTGTTGCTTATATTTGCTTATTGTCATCTTTTGTACAATTTACAGATTGCAAAATGTGTCACTAATCAGAGTAACATTGGTTCATGATTGCTATATGCCATCAACATCTTGACAAACCTTCACAATTGTGTCCGTCTCCGATGAACCCCGGTTTACAACTGCATCTAAATGATCCTGGCGTATTTTTACAAACCCCACTGGTCATACTACAGCTGTGAGTATTTTGAgcacactcgtcaatatctgatAGAAAATAAACCAGGTTTATTACTGTGTTTCTTTACTTTAAGGAATGTAAAGGTTAAATTA
The sequence above is a segment of the Pocillopora verrucosa isolate sample1 chromosome 5, ASM3666991v2, whole genome shotgun sequence genome. Coding sequences within it:
- the LOC131775288 gene encoding uncharacterized protein, producing the protein MSFLLHFVFFLLIKNVISCLVDQCRILAFPSTLFFVGERLVNHTIANISVIDRDTCEYRCYVDHNCVSVNFYFGENGAEAHNCELNNSTSKEHDKDLVKATNYVYHGTKNACGRAHCNNNAICQSGLTNKGYRCLCSVGFTGAHCEQDIDECTKKTYGCDVNAECHNTEGSFFCKCKAGYVGNGQNCAEILDCAQTPCHNGGACTNEGDGYRCKCLHGFTGTYCETDIDECAQNTHSCSMTSGVCKNTPGSFRCSCKPGFIGDGHNCEGYINSSNILSKNESYFAYLRGFLVPAVGNNTGWLLCYRASLHGWAGEEFHTRCDGKGNIVTFIQTDQYVFGGYTDIPWGCSPGARTEDQSGRCCVFPFKYKGHTYNQSILGKLFKRWCSFDAVYSRHWAYCDDDPYKGYHTTDKAFIFSLKNKEGLAPFKSMVSHDSQAIYMEISRGPTFGGGHDICIANNAGHNAHSYTNFGHSFLAPSEVKEKITVLAGTHHFTPDEVEVFYLP